From the Myripristis murdjan chromosome 14, fMyrMur1.1, whole genome shotgun sequence genome, one window contains:
- the LOC115371060 gene encoding odorant receptor 131-2-like, whose protein sequence is MPRTNYNNTAGLKYHTTQETLLYASLTIGPNCIFLYINSVLLFTLRSKPVFRETSRYILLYNLLLVDIVYLISSALLYLFAVCRIKLTFYMCRALTLLPMLMSVISPLSLTVMSLERFVAICYPLRHTVIITVRSTGVAITLVWVTSSLSTLTQILILIYSKIEFNLQLKDFCSKETVFLVPMSHHFDRVYSGIVFLSAGVTIICSYIGVTLVARSASTNKASARKASQTLLLHLFQLGLILISTLFSPIITAAATIMERSHVLRLSSLTFIFLKILPRCLSTLIYGLRDQTIRPLLIQHLCCQWRCSAFLNKANAGE, encoded by the coding sequence ATGCCAAGGACTAATTACAATAACACTGCCGGCCTGAAGTATCATACAACACAGGAAACATTATTATATGCCAGTCTGACCATAGGGCCGAACTGCATTTTCCTCTACATCAACAGTGTCCTGCTGTTCACCTTGAGGAGTAAGCCGGTATTTCGTGAAACCTCCCGCTACATCCTGCTGTATAATCTTCTTTTGGTAGACATTGTTTATCTGATATCAAGCGCACTGCTTTacctgtttgctgtttgtcggataaaactgacattttacatGTGCCGTGCTTTAACATTGCTCCCAATGCTCATGTCCgtaatctctcctctctctctcacggtGATGTCACTGGAGAGATTCGTGGCCATATGCTATCCACTGAGACACActgtcatcatcactgtcagaaGCACAGGTGTGGCAATCACTCTGGTGTGGGTCACCAGTTCCCTCAGCACCCTCActcaaattttaatattaatctATTCAAAAATTGAGTTTAACCTGCAGTTGAAGGACTTCTGCTCCAAGGAGACCGTGTTTCTTGTACCAATGTCTCATCATTTTGACAGAGTATATTCTGGCAttgtcttcctgtctgcaggTGTCACAATCATCTGTTCCTATATTGGTGTGACACTTgttgccaggtctgcttcaacAAACAAAGCCTCAGCCAGAAAGGCCAGCCAAACCCTTTTGCTCCACCTGTTTCAGCTGGGCCTGATTCTCATCTCCACTCTTTTCTCACCCATCATTACAGCCGCTGCTACAATCATGGAGAGATCACATGTTTTACGCCTTTCCAGTCTTAcctttattttcctcaaaatCCTCCCCAGGTGTTTGAGTACTTTGATCTATGGCCTCAGAGACCAAACCATCAGGCCACTCCTCATACAGCATCTATGCTGTCAGTGGAGATGCTCAGCTTTCCTGAACAAAGCAAATGCTGGTGAATGA
- the LOC115371059 gene encoding odorant receptor 131-2-like codes for MPRTNYNNTAGLKYHTTQETLLYASLSIGPICIFLYINSVLLFTLRSKLVFCETPRYILLYNLLFADTVYLVSSSLLYLLAICRIKLTFYMCSVVILPTLLVCSISPLTLTVMSLERFVAICYPLRHAVIITIRSTGVAITMVWLTSSLHIIICVLILLCSNTELPFDLQMKNFCSEEAVFLVPMSHHFNTAYSGIIFLSAGVTIICSYIGVMLVARSASTNKASARKATETLLLHLFQLGLILISTFHSNIITAAATIMERSHVLRLRSLSFVCLNILPRCLSTFIYGLRDQTIRPFLIQHLCCQWRCSAFLNKANAGE; via the coding sequence ATGCCAAGGACTAATTACAATAACACTGCCGGCCTGAAGTATCATACAACACAGGAAACATTATTATATGCCAGTCTGAGCATAGGGCCGATCTGCATTTTCCTCTACATCAACAGTGTCCTGCTGTTCACCTTGAGGAGTAAGTTGGTATTTTGTGAAACCCCCCGCTACATCCTGCTGTATAATCTTCTTTTTGCAGACACTGTTTATCTGGTATCGAGCTCGCTGCTTTACCTGTTGGCAATATGTCggataaaactgacattttacatGTGCAGTGTTGTAATATTGCCCACGCTGCTCGTGTGCTCAATCTCACCTCTAACCCTAACGGTGATGTCACTGGAGAGATTTGTGGCCATATGCTATCCACTGAGACAcgctgtcatcatcaccatcagaaGCACAGGTGTGGCAATCACCATGGTGTGGCTCACCAGTTCCCTCCACATCAtcatttgtgttttaatattattatgttCAAACACTGAGTTACCATTCGACCTGCAGATGAAGAACTTCTGCTCCGAAGAGGCCGTGTTTCTTGTACCAATGTCTCATCATTTTAACACAGCATATTCTGGCATTATCTTCCTGTCTGCGGGTGTCACAATCATCTGTTCCTATATTGGTGTGATGCTTgttgccaggtctgcttcaacAAACAAAGCCTCAGCCAGAAAGGCCACCGAAACCCTTTTGCTCCACCTATTTCAGCTGGGCCTGATCCTCATCTCCACTTTTCACTCCAACATCATCACAGCCGCTGCTACAATCATGGAGAGATCACATGTTTTACGCCTTCGAAGTCTTTCCTTTGTTTGCCTCAACATCCTCCCCAGGTGTTTGAGTACTTTCATCTATGGCCTCAGAGACCAAACCATCAGGCCATTCCTCATACAGCATCTATGCTGTCAGTGGAGATGCTCAGCTTTCCTGAACAAAGCAAATGCTGGTGAATGA